One window from the genome of Salvia miltiorrhiza cultivar Shanhuang (shh) chromosome 7, IMPLAD_Smil_shh, whole genome shotgun sequence encodes:
- the LOC130993976 gene encoding uncharacterized protein LOC130993976, producing MTIRQDNKEPDISFGPADLRNLVQPHSDALVFSVEVANCTIHRIFVDTGSAVNIIYMDCLTAMDLNAALKPSGAPLYGFTGKSITPVGSIELPMTWGQAGASRTRILHFLREEKYGRCVENQIISKKCHVRSLTSRATRKRSHNEIDYTRASITRVVNPRAENIIERAEVEGFKKNPDKQPMISTSDHYLEGIDRALAEHRLNVNPAIKPVVQQTRHFGPEKDAAIREQIQTLLKAGHTVEFHYPIWLSNAIMFEKKEKIWRMCVDYRYLNVACPKDCYPLPRIDQLVDSTAGYELLSMMDAFQGYHQISMHPTDISKTAFVSYCGVFGWARMPFGLKNTGATYQRMMDTIFEGQIGRIMSVYVDDMMVQSKGLTSYPRDLDEVFDVIRRNILMLNPNKCTFRLSSYSSGDRSEQRQNPGNHGHDTPEKH from the exons ATGACCATACGACAAGATAACAAAGAGCCAGACATATCCTTTGGACCGGCTGATTTGAGAAATTTAGTACAACCACACAGTGATGCTTTAGTGTTCTCTGTAGAAGTGGCTAATTGTACAATACACCGGATCTTCGTTGACACGGGGAGTGCAGTCAATATCATATACATGGATTGCTTGACAGCTATGGATCTGAACGCAGCCCTGAAGCCCTCAGGCGCCCCTCTATATGGTTTCACTGGAAAGTCAATTACTCCAGTCGGATCGATAGAGTTACCCATGACATGGGGACAAGCGGGAGCATCCAGGACTCGAATCTTGCACTTTCTG AGGGAGGAAAAGTATGGGAGGTGTGTGGAAAACCAGATCATATCTAAGAAATGCCACGTCCGAAGTTTGACATCCCGAGCTACTCGAAAGAGATCACATAATGAAATAGACTACACAAGAGCAAGCATCACCAGAGTTGTTAATCCAAGAGCTGAAAATATCATCGAACGAGCAGAAGTAGAAGGATTCAAGAAAAATCCAGACAAACAACCCATGATTTCCACCAGTGACCACT ATTTGGAAGGAATTGATCGGGCTCTGGCAGAGCATCGCTTGAACGTAAATCCAGCCATTAAACCCGTGGTGCAACAGACACGACACTTTGGTCCAGAAAAGGATGCGGCCATCCGTGAGCAAATTCAAACCTTGTTAAAAGCCGGGCACACAGTAGAGTTTCATTACCCGATCTGGCTATCCAACGCTATAATGTtcgagaaaaaggaaaaaatatggCGCATGTGTGTAGACTACAGATATCTAAATGTGGCTTGTCCAAAGGATTGTTATCCGTTACCACGCATAGATCAGTTGGTTGATTCCACCGCTGGGTATGAATTACTCTCTATGATGGATGCCTTTCAAGGATACCATCAGATCAGCATGCATCCAACTGATATATCTAAGACTGCCTTCGTCAGTTATTGCGGTGTGTTCGGATGGGCTAGAATGCCTTTCGGCCTCAAAAATACGGGGGCTACTTATCAGCGTATGATGGACACCATCTTTGAAGGGCAGATCGGACGCATCATGTCTGTTTATGTGGATGACATGATGGTCCAGAGTAAAGGCTTGACATCCTATCCGCGAGATTTGGATGAGGTTTTTGACGTCATCCGTAGAAACATATTAATGCTGAATCCTAACAAATGCACATTTAGGCTATCAAGTTACTCTTCAGGGGATAGAAGTGAACAAAGACAAAATCCAGGCAATCATGGACATGACACTCCCGAGAAACATTAA